One genomic segment of Calditrichota bacterium includes these proteins:
- a CDS encoding T9SS type A sorting domain-containing protein: SDIGAFYLHQELSAPKSDNDIEAALSGKSIQIYPNPFNLSAVISFSLPEPGNVEVSVFDLSGREVSTRTQHFVAGQHKAFWNAVGYPAGLYLIQAKFGNEVRSQMALHLK, from the coding sequence CAGTGACATAGGAGCATTTTACCTTCATCAAGAACTCTCAGCACCGAAATCTGATAATGATATTGAAGCTGCGTTGAGTGGTAAAAGTATCCAGATTTATCCCAATCCATTCAATTTGTCTGCGGTTATCTCTTTCTCCCTGCCGGAACCGGGGAATGTAGAGGTATCCGTCTTCGATCTTTCGGGGCGTGAAGTTTCGACTCGGACACAACATTTCGTCGCTGGTCAGCACAAAGCGTTCTGGAATGCTGTCGGTTATCCAGCAGGTCTGTATCTCATCCAGGCGAAATTTGGCAACGAAGTAAGGTCGCAAATGGCATTGCATCTAAAATGA
- a CDS encoding T9SS type A sorting domain-containing protein, giving the protein MNRLMIKAQAAFAACALIAFLPGLGLSQPDTVWTTSFPTNTSNGIDIFRIEDGEFVVASGAPSRRAFQICRIDSEGALIEVRTYDPANRVVAQYPYSSCRMPDGGYFMGGLGSVRVDSRLDSIWSKSRYEGGFGGYGSIPAHDGDIIVTGGRFAFKVGDENEGEIIWRREYENVGGSLNSGLWDCLATDDGGYLFAGITARIGNGGDDFYAVKVDVNGEIEWENTNGTQLEDLCLSVASASGGGWCLAGTHRYGEAASHRYAMLVRIDSDGEVIWSRIYDEVENGDFIYDVEETPDGGFVSVGKNSRSEYLIQMRVDCNGEYLWGRRYGLYQEGNRRDWARGDLTSVILMDDGGYVVCGTADGGPYQGGFLARTEPDPVDFPQLIAVSDTLLDFGEVLVGDSVLLPLRLSNPGRRWTEVDSITASDPAFSVQYALPVLFFPWDTLDIPILFHPDTNREYSALLTIHADTTSLDVTLSGRGVPLAVPDDGGIGIPPYEMELSVSPNPFNANTLIRYELPWQTAVNLTIYDIAGAEAATLVSGTFDPGRHSVVWDGSSHPAGIYFIHFEAAGRSRVVKAVLIK; this is encoded by the coding sequence ATGAATCGCTTGATGATCAAGGCGCAGGCGGCTTTCGCCGCCTGCGCCCTAATCGCGTTTTTGCCTGGATTGGGACTGTCACAGCCTGATACTGTATGGACAACATCATTTCCCACGAATACAAGTAATGGAATAGATATTTTTAGAATAGAAGATGGCGAATTTGTAGTTGCTTCTGGCGCACCCAGTCGTAGAGCATTTCAAATTTGTAGGATTGATTCTGAGGGAGCGCTTATTGAAGTTAGAACATATGATCCTGCCAATCGAGTAGTAGCGCAATATCCTTATTCCTCATGCCGCATGCCTGACGGCGGCTACTTTATGGGGGGACTAGGTTCCGTCAGGGTAGATTCTAGATTGGATTCAATTTGGTCTAAGTCTAGGTATGAGGGAGGATTTGGAGGATATGGAAGCATTCCCGCGCATGATGGCGATATCATAGTGACAGGTGGTAGATTCGCGTTTAAGGTAGGCGATGAGAACGAAGGAGAAATCATCTGGCGTCGTGAGTATGAGAATGTGGGGGGATCGCTCAATTCCGGCCTCTGGGACTGCCTTGCGACCGACGATGGTGGCTATCTCTTTGCTGGAATTACCGCCAGAATTGGGAACGGCGGAGACGATTTTTATGCCGTAAAAGTCGATGTAAATGGCGAGATTGAATGGGAGAACACCAATGGCACACAACTTGAAGATCTCTGTCTAAGTGTTGCGTCTGCATCGGGCGGTGGATGGTGCCTTGCTGGAACTCACCGTTATGGTGAAGCTGCTTCACATCGCTATGCTATGCTTGTGCGAATCGATTCAGATGGAGAAGTGATATGGAGCCGCATTTATGACGAAGTAGAAAATGGCGACTTCATCTACGATGTGGAAGAGACCCCTGATGGCGGATTTGTGTCAGTAGGCAAAAATTCACGAAGTGAATACCTAATCCAAATGCGCGTCGATTGCAATGGCGAGTATCTGTGGGGCAGGCGCTACGGTCTCTATCAGGAAGGTAATCGCAGAGACTGGGCGAGAGGCGACTTGACATCTGTGATTCTGATGGACGACGGCGGCTATGTGGTCTGCGGAACTGCCGACGGCGGACCCTATCAGGGTGGTTTTCTCGCCCGCACCGAGCCTGACCCTGTCGATTTCCCGCAGTTGATCGCCGTTTCCGACACTCTCCTCGACTTCGGTGAGGTTCTAGTCGGGGATTCGGTCTTACTGCCATTACGTCTTTCCAACCCAGGCCGGAGGTGGACGGAGGTCGATTCGATCACCGCAAGCGATCCTGCGTTCAGCGTCCAATATGCCCTGCCGGTTCTATTCTTCCCCTGGGATACGCTCGACATCCCAATCCTTTTCCATCCCGATACCAATCGTGAATACTCCGCTCTACTGACCATTCACGCTGACACAACCTCGCTGGATGTTACCCTTTCCGGTCGCGGCGTTCCGCTCGCCGTCCCCGACGACGGCGGGATCGGAATCCCGCCCTACGAGATGGAGTTAAGTGTCTCGCCCAATCCATTCAATGCGAATACGCTGATTCGCTATGAACTTCCCTGGCAAACGGCAGTAAATTTGACTATCTACGACATTGCCGGGGCTGAGGCGGCGACTCTGGTGTCAGGAACTTTCGATCCCGGCAGGCACAGCGTCGTATGGGATGGCTCATCGCATCCCGCGGGCATCTATTTCATTCACTTTGAAGCGGCGGGTCGATCCCGAGTTGTGAAGGCGGTCCTGATCAAGTAG